GTTGGCGTACAACCCTCAGACGGGCGGCGGGACGCGCGTCGCGGAGGCGGACCCGTGGTACGCCCCGCTCCGGGGGGACAGTGTCTCACTGGGCCGCACCGACCCGACGCTCGACCCGCTTGGCTACCGAACCCTGTTCGTGCTGGCCCTCGCAGCCGACTACTACGACGAACCCGGCCTAGCTGAGGCGGTTCTCTCGCCGGACCAGACCTATCCGGAAACGCAACTGCTCGCACAGTTCGAGACGGGAGCCGTCAACGCCGCGTTCGTCTACCGGAGCATGGCAATGGAGCGGGACTACCCGTTTCGGGAGTTCCCCCCGGAGATACACCTCGGCGACCCCGCACACGCGGAGCGGTATCGGACCACCAGCTACGAACTGCCAAACGGCACGGCAGTCGCCGGCAACCCAATCGAGTACGGAGCCGTCCGCCGTGACGAGCAAGAAGCGACGCGTACAGCCTTCGAAACAGTCCTGTCCGGCGACTGGCTCGCACCACACGGATTTACCGTCCGTCAGGCGTATCCTCGGCTAGTGGGAGATGTCCCGAGTACTGTCACGCGGTGAGACCAGAGCCGGCCACGCGGTCGGCGTGCGCGAACTCGTGCCCGTCCTGGGAGCGGTGCTGCTCCTGTATTTCGTCGTCCCGGTGATGGTGCTCGTGCTCACGTACTCCCCGACAGCGCTACTGACGAGTCTGACCGAGACGTACGTCATCAACGCCGCAATCACGTCGCTCGTCGCCGCGCTCGGCAGTACCACCATCGCCGTCGTGTTCGGCCTGCCGTTGGCCTACTGGCTCTCGAAGAACACTGGCATGCTGGCGACCGCCGCGATGGGGGTCGTCGTCCTGCCGCTCGTCCTCCCACCGATCGTCAGCGGGATGTTGCTGTTGACCGTCGTCGGCCCGAACGGACTCGGCGGCCTTACCGACCTGGCGCTGACCCGGTCGCTGCTGGGCGTCGTCGCCGCCCAGACGTTCGTCGCGTCGCCGTTCTTCGTCGTCACCGCCAAGGCCGCCTTCGACGGCATCGACGACCACCTCGAAGAGGCCTCCCGGTCGCTGGGCCGTGACTGGGTCGGGACGATGCGCTCGGTGACGGTGCCGCTCGCAAAGCCCGGCCTGCTCGCCGGCCTCGTACTGACCTTCGCCCGCGCGATGGGCGAGTTCGGCGCGACGATGATGCTGGCGTACTACCCGCGGACGCTGCCGGTCCAGATCTGGGCCTCGTTCATCTCGGACGGACTGGACGCGGCGCTTCCCGTGGCAGTGGTCCTGCTGAGCGTCGCGCTCGGGACGCTGCTGATAGTCCATGCGCTGCGGGCGACACCGTGGCGATAACGGTCGGCGTTGTAAAAATCGCGCCGCCGACTTACCGCTCGTGCGCCCAGAACTCCTCGTCGACGGTGACCTCTTTCTTGAACAGCGGCACCTCCTCCTTGAGACGGTTGATGCCGTCTTCGACAGCACGGAACGCCTCGCCCCGGTGGCCGGCCAGGATGACCACGAAGACGATGTCCTCGCCAGCGTCGACTACCCCGGTCTTGTGGTGCAGGCGAACCGCGTAGACGCCGTCCCGCGCTTCGAGGTCCCGCCGGAGCGCGGCCATCTTCTCTGTGGCGACCTCGTCGTAGCGCTCGAACTCAAGCAGTTCCGTCGGCTGGTCCTCCGGTCCCTCCTGTGCGCGGACGCGCCCGGTGAAGGTCGCAATTGCGCCGGAGTAGACTTCGTCCGGATCCCGCTTTACGTCCGCTACGAGCGTCTCCAGCGTGATGTAGGGGTCCCGTTCCTCCATCGCCGCGACGATGTCGTCGAGATCGGCGTCCGCGCCGTGGGGTGCGCGATGCACGACGGGGTCGGCGACCTCGCGGTCGTCCAGAACGACCTTCGGGATGCTCGCGTCCGAATATCCCTCGACAAGTGCGTAGTCGTAATCGGGCGCGAGCGCGTCCAGCGTCTCATCGAGCGTTCGGGATTCGCCCGTCGCGTACCACTCGCCGTCGTCGGTGAGCGCGACCGTCTCGGCCGCGCCGGCGTCGCGGTGGCGAGCCGTGTCTTTTCCGTCCGTGTCGACGTCCGGGGCGTGCGTGCAGTGTTTGACCGTCGCGACGCGTCCGGACCCGGAGAGCCGCTGGGTCAGCCGCTCGACCAGCGTGGTCTTCCCCGACTCGGAGTGGCCGACGATACCGAGGACTTGCATGCACACCGGTAACGGGGCGACGTAGATAGACCTTTTTCATGGCAGCCCCGAATCCGTCGCCAGTAGCCGTGCTCACCGGTCGACGGTCTTCTCGACCACGCGGATGTCTTCGATGGCCGTCGCGGGGTACTCGCCGTCCTCGTCTTTCTCGTTTGCCTTCACCATGTCCCACACGACGTTGAGGCCGGTCGTCACGCCCTCCAGCGCCTCCATCTCGCAGCCGGTCTTGCCGACCGTCTCGACGGCAACGGTGATTTCGACGGCCGCGTCGCCGACGGTGAACTCGACTTCGACGTTCGTGATAGGAATCTGGTGGCACATCGGCACTGTCTCCCAGGTGTGCTTGACCGCCTGAATCGCGCCGATGCGGGCCGTCGTCAGCACGTCGCCTTTCTCCACCTCGTCGGCGTCGATGGCCGCCAGCGTGGACTCGGTGAGCCGAATTTGTCCGCGTGCGACCGCGCGGCGCTGGCTCTCGGCCTTGTCTCCCACATCCACCATCTGTGCGTCCCCGTC
The genomic region above belongs to Haloarcula hispanica ATCC 33960 and contains:
- a CDS encoding extracellular solute-binding protein, translating into MARRTRRAVLTALGSGIAATAGCGSFGRERVDVLVAGSLQKAASETLQTQTDVEVAVEARGSVQAARLVADGKRDPAIVALADPTLFDRVMDTAWHAVVASNEMVLAYNPQTGGGTRVAEADPWYAPLRGDSVSLGRTDPTLDPLGYRTLFVLALAADYYDEPGLAEAVLSPDQTYPETQLLAQFETGAVNAAFVYRSMAMERDYPFREFPPEIHLGDPAHAERYRTTSYELPNGTAVAGNPIEYGAVRRDEQEATRTAFETVLSGDWLAPHGFTVRQAYPRLVGDVPSTVTR
- a CDS encoding ABC transporter permease — protein: MSRVLSRGETRAGHAVGVRELVPVLGAVLLLYFVVPVMVLVLTYSPTALLTSLTETYVINAAITSLVAALGSTTIAVVFGLPLAYWLSKNTGMLATAAMGVVVLPLVLPPIVSGMLLLTVVGPNGLGGLTDLALTRSLLGVVAAQTFVASPFFVVTAKAAFDGIDDHLEEASRSLGRDWVGTMRSVTVPLAKPGLLAGLVLTFARAMGEFGATMMLAYYPRTLPVQIWASFISDGLDAALPVAVVLLSVALGTLLIVHALRATPWR
- a CDS encoding molybdopterin synthase, giving the protein MQVLGIVGHSESGKTTLVERLTQRLSGSGRVATVKHCTHAPDVDTDGKDTARHRDAGAAETVALTDDGEWYATGESRTLDETLDALAPDYDYALVEGYSDASIPKVVLDDREVADPVVHRAPHGADADLDDIVAAMEERDPYITLETLVADVKRDPDEVYSGAIATFTGRVRAQEGPEDQPTELLEFERYDEVATEKMAALRRDLEARDGVYAVRLHHKTGVVDAGEDIVFVVILAGHRGEAFRAVEDGINRLKEEVPLFKKEVTVDEEFWAHER
- the moaC gene encoding cyclic pyranopterin monophosphate synthase MoaC → MPEEFTHVDEDGDAQMVDVGDKAESQRRAVARGQIRLTESTLAAIDADEVEKGDVLTTARIGAIQAVKHTWETVPMCHQIPITNVEVEFTVGDAAVEITVAVETVGKTGCEMEALEGVTTGLNVVWDMVKANEKDEDGEYPATAIEDIRVVEKTVDR